From Pelosinus fermentans DSM 17108, the proteins below share one genomic window:
- a CDS encoding nitrite reductase, which translates to MTIPLASIPFLNKKIKFPVTPHIPGGLTTAAQLRQIADIADKYNGSLKIVGNTITIIGLNLADGEKAIDELGCQGESFIAKQVRAVAFCPGKPDCPRALQDSTGLGLTLDKEFFGQELPSKLRIGVSGCPNCCIEPFVKDIGMYGTAKGYTLVVGGNSGFSAQIATPVAEKVPADEIASIVNSILTYFRQHGKSKERLGQAIERLGWDHFLQETIPENYRK; encoded by the coding sequence ATGACAATACCATTAGCAAGCATACCCTTTCTCAACAAAAAAATTAAATTCCCCGTAACACCCCACATACCTGGCGGATTAACTACCGCTGCTCAACTTAGGCAAATTGCCGATATCGCTGATAAATATAATGGATCATTAAAGATCGTGGGAAATACGATTACAATTATAGGACTTAACCTTGCAGATGGAGAAAAAGCCATAGACGAACTTGGCTGCCAAGGTGAATCCTTCATTGCAAAACAAGTACGTGCCGTTGCTTTCTGTCCTGGAAAACCTGACTGTCCTAGAGCGCTGCAAGATAGTACAGGCTTAGGTCTTACCTTAGACAAAGAATTCTTCGGTCAAGAATTGCCCAGTAAACTGCGCATTGGTGTCAGCGGCTGCCCAAATTGCTGCATTGAACCATTTGTGAAAGATATTGGCATGTATGGCACAGCCAAAGGATATACGTTAGTAGTTGGCGGCAACTCAGGCTTTTCTGCGCAAATTGCAACCCCTGTCGCCGAAAAGGTACCTGCTGATGAGATTGCGTCTATCGTGAACAGCATATTGACTTACTTCCGCCAGCATGGAAAAAGCAAAGAACGCTTAGGACAGGCTATTGAAAGGCTCGGCTGGGATCACTTTTTACAAGAAACAATACCAGAGAATTATCGGAAATAA